TGTGCTAATGAGGCCGGCGAGTCGCGCCGCCCCACGACATCGAGAAAGGCGTTCCAGCCCAGCAGGTCGCCGTAGAGCGCCTGATTGCGCACAAACCACCAGCCGCTGATGAGCAGCGTGACGGCGAGCATGACAAGGATGAAAGACGAGAGACGAAAGACGAGCGATCGCAAAGCGTCTTGCACCTCGCGTCTTGCGTCAAAAGCGGTCAGCAAGCCGGCGAGCCCGAACAAGCCAACCAGACCCAACGCGCTGCTCTTGCTCAGCGCGCCGAGGCCGGCAATAGCGCCCGCGACGATCGCGCTTTTGATGGAGAGGTCGCCGAGCCGCATCAGCCGCAGCGCCCACCACACGCCGATGGTGCTGAACATTACGGCGGCGTTGTCGTTGTTGATCGCCCCGCTGATGAAGGCGAACATCGGCGTGCAGGCGACGATGATGGGAGATGCGAGACGCAGGAGACTCACGTCTTGCGTCCCGCGTCCTGCGTCATTCGGGAAGAGTTCGCGGGCGACCAGGTAGGCGAAGAACACGGTTGCCGTGCTCATCAGGATCGAAGCCAGACGGGCGGCGCGGACGGCGAGCGCGGCGCGCGTCCAGGGGAAATCTTCAGCCGACGTGTGCAGGATGGCGTTGGCATTGCCGTCGCGCGTGGGCACGCCCATGTCGCTGTGTGGGTTGATACGCCGAATCTCACGCCAGTTCGACGCGTCGAACGGCGCGCTAAACGCAGCGGCGATCCAATAATAGAGTGGGGGTTGGCTGCCTTCCTGTCGCCACGGCGCTTCGGCGTCGGTCTGGCCGGCGCGCTGCACGGGCAAGCCGCCGCCCGTCGCCAGGTGCTGTACCATCGGGTAGTGCCACAGCTCGTCCGATGCTTCGAAGAGCGGGGTGAGGATGCTGTAGAGGCTGAAGAGGATGAACGACGCAGCGACGATCAGCGCCGCGTAGATCTTCTCGGCGCGAGCGCTCACGTGGCAAGCAGGGGAGGCGCCGACTCGGCTGCCGGCGTGACGAGGCGGGACATATCGCTCGGCGTGTGTCGTCTAGCTGCCGGTCTGCAGCTGCGACGTCTGAGCGGGTTGTGCATCGGCTGATGGCGTCTCGGCGTTGCCCTCGAGCGCCTTCAGCCGCTCGGCCCGATCGCGCTCCAACTTGGCGATACCGTTGGAGACGACGGCCATGGTGTGATCGAGTTCTTCGCGCAGGCGCATGAGCGTCTCGAGGGCGTAGGCGTCTGCTTCCGAGCGCATACGGTCCACCTCGCGGCGGGCGCGCTCTTCGATCGCCTGGGCGCGGTTCTGCGCGATGGCGATGATGGCAGTGTCGTCGGCCAGCCGGCTCGCCTCTTCGCGTGCCATCTCCTTGATGCGCTCGGCTTCCTCTTTGGCTTGCGCGATGATCCGGTCGTGCTCTTGTTGGATGCGCTGTGCCTTCTTAATCTCCTCGGGAATGGCCAACACCATCTGGTCAATCAACTGAAAGCACCGATCGGCGTCCACCAGCTTCATCTTGGTGCCGGGCACGCGGCGCGCCTCCAGCAAGATGGCTTCCAGTCTTCCAAGCAGGTGTTGAATGTCCATGGCGATAAGTATATTGGAGAATGGCGATTTATTTAAGTTGCCTTAATGCGCGCGCCACACTCGCCGGCACGAGCGCCGTGACGTCGCCGCCCAGCGTGGCGATCTGCCGGATCAACGTCGCACTCAGGAAGTGGTTCGGCGCATTGGCGAATAGGCAGATCACCTCGATATCCGCCGCCAGCCAGTGGTTGGTTTGTGCCTGCTGCAACTCGAAGTTGAAGTCCACGCTATTGCGCAAGCCACGGATGAGCACCGACGCCCCAACTTTTCGTGCGAAGTTCACCGTCAAGCCGCTGTAGCCGGCGACGCGCGTCCGCCCATCCACGCCCAGATCGCGCAGCACCTCGCGCACCAGCGCGATGCGCTCCTCATGCGAGAAGAGCAGCTTTTTGTCCGGCTGGTCATAGACGCCGATGATCAGCTCGTCGAACAGCGCCAGCGCGCGTTGAGCGATGTCGAGATGCCCGTTGTGAAAAGGGTCGAACGTGCCGGGGTAGAGCGCGATGGTCATGATTGGGCGTGATGTCTTGGTTCGGTATTTTGGGTCGCCGGTGTCCGCTAGGCATCAACGTTCGAGCGCAACGTGCTCGTCGGTCAGCCTTAGCTTGCGTCGCCCACCGTTTCGCGATGCTTCCAGAATTCGGACACCTTCTCGGCCAACACGGGGTGATTCGCCAGTTCTGGGTCTCGCTCCAGCAGCTTCTCGGCCTGGGCGCGTGCTGCGTCCAACAGGTCGCGGTCGCTCACGCTGACCAGCTTCAGTTCGGGATCGCCGCTCTGGCGGGTGCCGAAGAACTCGCCTGGCCCCCGAATCTCCAGGTCAATCTCGGCCAGCTTGAAACCATCTTGGGTGTTCACGATTGCCTGCAGCCGCTGGTCGCTCACCACCGAGCTGGTGTCGGCGATCAGCAGACAGTAGGACTTATGCTCGCCGCGGCCAACGCGCCCGCGGAACTGGTGCAGTTGCGCTAGGCCGAAGCGGTTCGCGCCTTCGATCAACATCACCGTCGCGTTCGGCACGTCAATGCCCACTTCGACGACCGAGGTAGAGACGAGGATGTGCGTCTCCCCATGGGCGAAAGCGCGCATGGCTTGCTCTTTCTCGGCCGGCTTCATCTTGCCGTGCAGCAGGCCCAGCTTGAGCGTGGGGAACACCTCGCGTTGTAGGCGCTCGTATTCTTCGACCGCTGCCTTGGCCTCGATCTTGTCCGACTCCTCGACCAGCGGGCAGATGATGAAGGCTTGCCGGCCTTGTTCCACCTGGTAGCGCACGAAGTTGTATGCCCGTTCGCGCTCGGCAGGCGTGAACCAGTGCGTCTCGATCGGCTGGCGGCCCGGCGGCATCTCATCGAGCACGGTGTTGTCCAAGTCGCCATACAACGTGAGTGCCAGCGTGCGCGGGATGGGCGTCGCGGTCATCACCAGCGTGTGTGGGTTCAACACGCCGCCCTTTTGCCGCAGCGCCGTCCGCTGCAGCACGCCGAAGCGGTGCTGCTCGTCCACCACCACCAGCCCGAGGTTCTGGAACGACACGGCCTCTTGGATCAAGGCATGCGTGCCGATCACGACGCGGATGCTGCCGTCGGCCAGGCCGTCGTAGATGGCGCGCTTTTCGCCGGGCTTCGTGCTGCCGGTCAGCAATGCCAGCGCGATCGGCGCGACGGCGCCGCGCTCGGCAAAGGCGTCGAACAGGCGTTTGACCGTCTTGAAGTGCTGCTCGGCCAGGATTTCGGTCGGCGCCATCATGGCCGATTGCACACCCAGGCTGGCTACGAGAGCCATGCTGAGCGCTGCAACCACGGTCTTGCCCGAGCCGACGTCGCCTTGCAACAGTCGGTGCATCGCGTTGGGTCGGCTGAGGTCTTTGACGATAGCGTCGAGGGCGCGTTGCTGTGCGCCGGTGAGCTGATAGGGCAGGGCAGCAATGAGCCGGTCGAGCACAGCGGGATCGGCCTGCAGCGCCTGCGCCGGTTCCTGACGCCAAATCTGGCGCTGGCGCAACACGGCCAATTGCAGAGTGAACAGTTCGTCGAAGGCCAACCGGCGGCGCGCGCTTTCCTGCGACCTCATGCTGCGCGGGAAATGGATTTCGCGCAAGGCCTCTGCGATCGGCATCAGACGTAATTCGCTGCGCACGTCCTCCGGCAGATGCTCCGGCACGCGCGAAGGCCAATATTCGACCACGCGCTTCATCACCCGGCGCAGCAACAAAGGTTGTAGCCCCTCGGTGAGGCGATATACCGGCACGATGCTGCCGCCGGTGATCCACTCACGCTCGGCCGGCTCGTAGGTGGGGTTTTGGAAGGTCAACCGGCCCAGATACTCGGTCACCTTGCCGCTGATGACGATTTCGCGCCCGACGGCCAACTGTTTCATCAAGTTGTCCGCGTAGCGCTCGCTGGTGAACCAGCTGCATTCGATTGCGCCCGATGCATCCTCGATAACCGCGCGCACGATCATCAAGTTGCTTTTCGTTCGATGTTTGCGCACCGACGCAATGCGCCCGATGATGGTGACTTGCTCGCCATAGAAGAGCTGGTTGATCGTCTTCAAGGCGCTGTAGTCGTCGTAGCGCACCGGGAAGTAATACAGTAGGTCGCGGATGGTGTGAATGCCCAGGCGGGCGAGTTTTTGCGCGTTGAAGTCGCCAATGCCGCTGATCTTGGTCACCGGCGCATCTAGGCCTAATCCGGCTTCGCGCGGACGGGGGGGACGCGGCTCGCGTCGAGACGGCTGTGCAAGGCGCTCCGGCGGGCGTGGCGGCTCGGTGCGTCGGGTGGGTGCAGCGTCGGTGGTCGGCGCAGTCGTGACGACCGGCGCGATCTCCACGGGCGGCACCTCGAACGTCGTGGAAGCCTGATTCTCTGTCGCAAACTTGATCGCGCCTTCGCTCAGGCGCTGCGCCGAGGGCTGGCCGGCGGCATCTTTTGCTCGCGCCTGCGTGGCGCTGCGCAGGACCGGCGACCGTAGTCGCGTCACCAGTGCTTCCAGCCTGGCGCGGCGGTGTGCCTCATCGGTGGAGGCGCTGTAGTCACGCATTTCCTGCGCGATCGTCTCGGCCCACTCAGGGTCAATGTCGTTGCGCGCGGCGTCGGCCAGCCAAGCGGCAGCGAACGACTGTAGGCCGCGCGTGACAGCCTTGTCGTGATAGCCGGTCTGCGCTTCGAGCCTGAGGATTTTGAGAAGCTTTTCGGTCGCTTGGTTTGGCATGGCGCGCGTGACGTATTACGCGGTGCGCGATACGCAACACGGAATGCGTAATACGTAATTCGTAACTCAGCGGTGGATTATACGCTTGGCTACTCGTTCACGATCACCACGCCAAGGCCCATCGGCCCGAAGTGCGCGCCGATGACGGGTGTGACGAGCACGGGATCGGCGGGCTCGATGGGCGCAATCGCCTGCAACTCGCGGCGCACACGTTCGATGTCGGCCGCCTGGTCGCCGCCGGTGTAAACGACGGAGAAGCGATGAGCCTTGCCCGGCGTCTTGCGCACCTCTTCCAGCAGACGTTCGACGCCGCGTCCCCGCGTGCGCACGCGATCCAGTTGGGTGACCGCGCCTTGCTTGAGTTCGACCAGCAGCTTGATCTGCAATAACTCGCCGATGCCGGCGGTGAGCGACGACACACGCCCACTTTTGCGCAGATACTTCAGGGTGTCGGCCATCGCCAGGATGCGGATGCGTTGTTTCATCGCCTCCAGCGCCGCGGCGATCTCGTCGAGCGGTGCCCCGCGTTGCGCCATCTCGGCGGCCGTGATGACCAGCCAGCCCAACCCCATGGTCATCGAGCCGGAATCCACCACGCGCACGGGGATTCCCTCATTGGCCACGTCGGACGCAGCCAACTCGGCGGCGTTGCACACGCCGCTCACCGTGCGAGCGATGTGCACCGAGACGACGCCATCTGCGCCGGCGGCGCGCGCAGCACGGTAGGCATCGGCGAATAGCTCCGGCGAGCCGGCTGCCGTCTTGGGGAAGGTCGCGTAGGTCGGCAGGCTATCGTAGAACTGCTGGCGGGTGAGGGTGACTCCGTCCTGATGGGCCACACCGTCCACCTCGACGATCATCGGCAAGACCGTGATGCCTAGGCGTTCGGCGATGCCGGCGGGGACGTCGCAGGTGGAATCGGTGACCACTTTGATCATCGGCAGTCAGGGATGATACCAAAGCAGAGGCGCACGGCTTGACGTATGCCCGGCACTGTGGTTTGTCCGGGTGCGACGACTGATGTCTACAAAAGTCCGTGCTGCACCCGGGTAGCGATGCTCACGCTTGTGCGAAGGTATCAATCATCAACTTTGCATCGCTCATCGGATAGAGAATCGGGCAGGTGCACCCACGACGGATATATTCCTGCACTTTGGCGCGCGCCTCTTCCGGCGTGCCGGTGGCCGAAATGCGCAACACGAACTCATCCGGAACGAATTGCATCGCCTCGTGCACCTGCTCCTTGGTGGCCGGCCAACCGAGGATGGACTGTACCTGTTTCACGATGTCATCGCTCACGCCACTGGCCTTGGCGATATGCGGCTGCTGCGCGAGGTATTGGGTGAGGAGTTCTTTGGCATCCTCGATCGCCTTCTTGCGGTCGTGGTTCACCGCACATACCACGAGCTGCGGCCGGTCGAGATCTTCCACCCGTCGCCCAACCTTCTTGGCGCCCTTGTCCAGCAACTCCATGGCGCGGTCGTTGTATTCTGGCGGCACGCAGTAGTTGAGTACGACGCCATCGGCGATCTCGCCGGTCAGCTCCATCATCTGGTCGCCGGTGGCGCCGATGTAAATCGGCACGTTGCGGGGCTCGCGCCGGCCGTGCACCACGTCCAGCTCAATGCCTTCCACATGGTGGAATTCGCCGTGGAAGGTGACGCGCTCCATGCGCAGCAGCCGGCGCAATACCTCGACCGTTTCGCGCATGGCAGTGAGCGGCTTGC
The window above is part of the Candidatus Roseilinea sp. genome. Proteins encoded here:
- the recG gene encoding ATP-dependent DNA helicase RecG, producing the protein MPNQATEKLLKILRLEAQTGYHDKAVTRGLQSFAAAWLADAARNDIDPEWAETIAQEMRDYSASTDEAHRRARLEALVTRLRSPVLRSATQARAKDAAGQPSAQRLSEGAIKFATENQASTTFEVPPVEIAPVVTTAPTTDAAPTRRTEPPRPPERLAQPSRREPRPPRPREAGLGLDAPVTKISGIGDFNAQKLARLGIHTIRDLLYYFPVRYDDYSALKTINQLFYGEQVTIIGRIASVRKHRTKSNLMIVRAVIEDASGAIECSWFTSERYADNLMKQLAVGREIVISGKVTEYLGRLTFQNPTYEPAEREWITGGSIVPVYRLTEGLQPLLLRRVMKRVVEYWPSRVPEHLPEDVRSELRLMPIAEALREIHFPRSMRSQESARRRLAFDELFTLQLAVLRQRQIWRQEPAQALQADPAVLDRLIAALPYQLTGAQQRALDAIVKDLSRPNAMHRLLQGDVGSGKTVVAALSMALVASLGVQSAMMAPTEILAEQHFKTVKRLFDAFAERGAVAPIALALLTGSTKPGEKRAIYDGLADGSIRVVIGTHALIQEAVSFQNLGLVVVDEQHRFGVLQRTALRQKGGVLNPHTLVMTATPIPRTLALTLYGDLDNTVLDEMPPGRQPIETHWFTPAERERAYNFVRYQVEQGRQAFIICPLVEESDKIEAKAAVEEYERLQREVFPTLKLGLLHGKMKPAEKEQAMRAFAHGETHILVSTSVVEVGIDVPNATVMLIEGANRFGLAQLHQFRGRVGRGEHKSYCLLIADTSSVVSDQRLQAIVNTQDGFKLAEIDLEIRGPGEFFGTRQSGDPELKLVSVSDRDLLDAARAQAEKLLERDPELANHPVLAEKVSEFWKHRETVGDAS
- a CDS encoding DegV domain-containing protein yields the protein MIKVVTDSTCDVPAGIAERLGITVLPMIVEVDGVAHQDGVTLTRQQFYDSLPTYATFPKTAAGSPELFADAYRAARAAGADGVVSVHIARTVSGVCNAAELAASDVANEGIPVRVVDSGSMTMGLGWLVITAAEMAQRGAPLDEIAAALEAMKQRIRILAMADTLKYLRKSGRVSSLTAGIGELLQIKLLVELKQGAVTQLDRVRTRGRGVERLLEEVRKTPGKAHRFSVVYTGGDQAADIERVRRELQAIAPIEPADPVLVTPVIGAHFGPMGLGVVIVNE
- the mer gene encoding 5,10-methylenetetrahydromethanopterin reductase — its product is MRVALYLQDAHPIREGMQYAQYAEQRGFEAVWQAESRLVRDAIVPMAAFAAVTERVKIGSGVINNWTRNIGLLAATFLTLDDLAPNRIICGIGAWWDPLAKNVGIERRKPLTAMRETVEVLRRLLRMERVTFHGEFHHVEGIELDVVHGRREPRNVPIYIGATGDQMMELTGEIADGVVLNYCVPPEYNDRAMELLDKGAKKVGRRVEDLDRPQLVVCAVNHDRKKAIEDAKELLTQYLAQQPHIAKASGVSDDIVKQVQSILGWPATKEQVHEAMQFVPDEFVLRISATGTPEEARAKVQEYIRRGCTCPILYPMSDAKLMIDTFAQA
- the coaD gene encoding phosphopantetheine adenylyltransferase, producing the protein MTIALYPGTFDPFHNGHLDIAQRALALFDELIIGVYDQPDKKLLFSHEERIALVREVLRDLGVDGRTRVAGYSGLTVNFARKVGASVLIRGLRNSVDFNFELQQAQTNHWLAADIEVICLFANAPNHFLSATLIRQIATLGGDVTALVPASVARALRQLK